Proteins from a single region of bacterium:
- a CDS encoding response regulator transcription factor yields MDEIKLIIAEDEPVARQAMARLFDLETDIEVVAEAENGEIAIDLARRAMPDVILMDIRMPRLDGIKATQIIKQEMPNVAIVILTIYDDDTNVFQAIKAGAIGYILKDSPIDDAMNAVRAAYRGEGIMHPAIAGRVMKEFARLHSDRSADLKMFADLTDREREVLKLIAQSKRNSEIAKALFISEKTVKNHVSNILFKLQANDRTEAALYAAKHGLVE; encoded by the coding sequence ATGGACGAGATCAAACTGATAATTGCAGAGGACGAGCCTGTCGCGCGGCAGGCTATGGCCAGGCTCTTCGACCTTGAGACCGACATAGAGGTGGTCGCTGAGGCAGAAAACGGTGAGATTGCAATAGACCTTGCACGCCGGGCGATGCCGGATGTCATTTTGATGGACATTCGCATGCCCAGGCTCGACGGCATCAAAGCGACCCAGATAATAAAGCAAGAGATGCCGAATGTCGCGATAGTGATCCTCACGATTTATGACGACGACACAAATGTCTTCCAGGCTATAAAGGCCGGAGCCATCGGATACATCCTAAAGGACAGCCCAATAGATGATGCAATGAATGCTGTTCGCGCTGCATATCGAGGCGAGGGAATTATGCATCCCGCTATAGCAGGACGAGTGATGAAGGAGTTTGCCAGGCTTCACAGTGATCGTTCGGCTGATCTCAAGATGTTTGCGGATCTTACAGACCGCGAACGAGAGGTCCTCAAACTGATAGCGCAGTCCAAGCGCAATTCAGAGATTGCCAAAGCCCTGTTCATCAGCGAAAAGACGGTAAAGAACCACGTGTCAAATATCCTCTTCAAACTCCAGGCCAACGACCGCACCGAAGCTGCGCTATATGCTGCAAAACATGGGTTGGTGGAATAG
- a CDS encoding conjugal transfer protein TraF, whose translation MKVLLVLMCSLAIVMTAGTVYASDINFGSYARSVAMGGAGLAMTDDASSSSIVNPAAAAAIGKKFQFVFPSFDLRVSGADLSDLTDRTSEISSGNDDDALKLIRDFGKQDTTLNFGVVTGFSGAFGVTAEGEAQAVISPSSSFSEWAIAGTPTSVDGLKSMTFSDDEVNTVIQNALADDQINGTDASDIVNAISGSTNLAGKYVYALPAVNLGRGFDTTGGKLWLGTRMRWLHSEAHKWNVSQEDGVTDSIELDVTETQNVEDDGFGADLGLIYQPKNSFIQYGMVINNFWDAKLEGIETPRMYSLGIAAQPNNRWKFAADLVNINKAYDEDTKLRMGAELNLTNKIALRAGYSGDSFTYGFGLYGINLAFSDDAPSIISRVLSF comes from the coding sequence ATGAAGGTTTTGCTCGTATTGATGTGCTCGCTGGCAATCGTTATGACAGCCGGCACGGTTTACGCAAGCGATATCAATTTTGGAAGCTATGCGCGTTCAGTTGCAATGGGAGGCGCGGGTCTTGCAATGACGGACGATGCATCCTCATCGTCAATTGTAAACCCGGCTGCGGCTGCCGCCATCGGCAAAAAATTCCAGTTTGTCTTTCCGAGTTTCGATCTGCGTGTCAGTGGCGCAGATTTAAGCGATCTTACTGACCGGACAAGTGAAATTTCCAGTGGTAACGATGATGATGCATTGAAACTCATCAGAGACTTCGGCAAACAGGATACCACGCTCAATTTCGGTGTAGTGACCGGTTTTTCAGGTGCATTTGGCGTAACAGCTGAAGGCGAGGCACAGGCGGTCATAAGCCCCAGCTCATCATTCAGTGAATGGGCAATTGCCGGCACTCCGACCTCGGTTGACGGGCTGAAAAGCATGACATTTTCAGATGACGAAGTCAACACAGTTATTCAGAATGCTCTGGCGGATGATCAGATAAATGGTACTGATGCCAGCGACATAGTCAACGCAATTTCCGGCAGTACCAATTTGGCCGGCAAATATGTATATGCGCTTCCAGCAGTCAACTTGGGCAGAGGTTTTGATACGACTGGTGGCAAACTCTGGCTCGGCACTCGGATGCGCTGGCTGCACAGCGAGGCCCACAAATGGAACGTGTCACAGGAAGATGGTGTCACTGACTCCATCGAGTTGGATGTCACTGAGACTCAGAACGTTGAGGATGACGGTTTTGGGGCGGACTTAGGGTTAATATATCAGCCCAAAAACTCATTCATTCAGTATGGAATGGTCATCAATAACTTCTGGGATGCCAAGCTCGAAGGAATCGAGACTCCTCGTATGTATAGTTTGGGTATTGCCGCTCAGCCAAACAACAGATGGAAATTCGCGGCTGATCTCGTCAATATAAACAAGGCCTATGATGAGGATACAAAACTAAGAATGGGTGCTGAGCTGAACCTGACAAACAAGATCGCCCTGCGTGCAGGTTACTCAGGCGACTCGTTCACATATGGTTTCGGATTATATGGTATAAACTTAGCATTTTCAGACGATGCGCCCAGCATCATCTCAAGAGTGCTCAGTTTCTAG